The following coding sequences are from one Nicotiana tomentosiformis chromosome 3, ASM39032v3, whole genome shotgun sequence window:
- the LOC104092123 gene encoding uncharacterized protein isoform X2 has translation MRGEPKNSWQPALTVDTTTSSYWFNWKVMLCSIWILASMIFASILITKYEGPRDSRNRSREQQKDSPGLLYDDEVWKPCLKTIHPGWLLGYRVVAFLILLLMLILNVAVDGGEIFYYYTQWTFTLITIYFGLGSVLSMYGCYQYHNKVGGDGIDNERLDAEYGSRRLSMNVESSSSSNAAKQVGENAEQNSRQIADFWGYLFQIIFQMNAGAVTLTDCVFWFVLVPFLTIRGYNLNFWIINMHSINVVFLLGDTALNCLRFPWFRIGYFFLWTSVYVVFQWAVHACISIWWPYPFLDLASSFSPLWYSSVALMHIPCYGIFVLVMKLKHHLLRKWFPHSYQCAS, from the exons GAGAACCAAAAAACTCATGGCAACCAGCTTTGACTGTTGATACAACAACATCAAGTTACTGGTTTAATTGGAAGGTTATGCTTTGCTCCATTTGGATTTTAGCTTCAATGATTTTTGCATCCATTCTCATAACAAAATATGAAGGCCCTCGCGATTCGAGGAATAGGAGCAGAGAACAGCAGAAAGATTCCCCTGGACTCTTGTATGATGATGAAGTTTGGAAACCATGTCTCAAAACTATACATCCTGGTTGGCTTCTTGGATATAGAGTCGTCGCCTTTTTAATTCTCTTGTTAATGTTAATCTTAAATGTTGCTGTTGATGGAGGTGAAATCTTTTACTACTATACACA GTGGACATTCACATTGATCACTATTTATTTTGGG CTTGGATCTGTGCTTTCAATGTATGGATGTTACCAATATCACAATAAGGTTGGTGGTGATGGAATTGATAACGAGAGATTAGACGCTGAGTATGGTTCGCGAAGATTGTCTATGAATGTAGAAAGTAGCAGCAGTTCAAATGCTGCAAAACAGGTAGGGGAAAATGCAGAACAGAATTCTCGCCAAATTGCTGATTTCTGGGGATATCTTTTTCAGATAATTTTCCAG ATGAATGCTGGAGCTGTAACGCTTACTGATTGTGTCTTCTGGTTTGTACTCGTTCCATTTCTGACAATTAGAGGCTACAATTTAAATTTT TGGATTATAAACATGCATTCAATCAATGTTGTGTTTCTACTTGGTGATACAGCTCTCAACTGCTTG CGTTTCCCTTGGTTTCGAATTGGATATTTCTTTCTGTGGACATCAGTTTATGTTGTTTTCCAGTGGGCAGTCCATGCCTGCATCTCAATTTG GTGGCCATATCCATTCCTCGATCTTGCATCTTCATTTTCTCCTCTATG GTATTCATCAGTGGCGCTAATGCACATACCATGCTATGGTATTTTTGTTTTGGTTATGAAGCTGAAACACCATTTGCTAAGGAAATGGTTCCCTCACTCTTATCAGTGTGCAAGCTGA
- the LOC104092123 gene encoding uncharacterized protein isoform X1, whose amino-acid sequence MSFLTGEPKNSWQPALTVDTTTSSYWFNWKVMLCSIWILASMIFASILITKYEGPRDSRNRSREQQKDSPGLLYDDEVWKPCLKTIHPGWLLGYRVVAFLILLLMLILNVAVDGGEIFYYYTQWTFTLITIYFGLGSVLSMYGCYQYHNKVGGDGIDNERLDAEYGSRRLSMNVESSSSSNAAKQVGENAEQNSRQIADFWGYLFQIIFQMNAGAVTLTDCVFWFVLVPFLTIRGYNLNFWIINMHSINVVFLLGDTALNCLRFPWFRIGYFFLWTSVYVVFQWAVHACISIWWPYPFLDLASSFSPLWYSSVALMHIPCYGIFVLVMKLKHHLLRKWFPHSYQCAS is encoded by the exons ATGAGTTTTCTAACAGGAGAACCAAAAAACTCATGGCAACCAGCTTTGACTGTTGATACAACAACATCAAGTTACTGGTTTAATTGGAAGGTTATGCTTTGCTCCATTTGGATTTTAGCTTCAATGATTTTTGCATCCATTCTCATAACAAAATATGAAGGCCCTCGCGATTCGAGGAATAGGAGCAGAGAACAGCAGAAAGATTCCCCTGGACTCTTGTATGATGATGAAGTTTGGAAACCATGTCTCAAAACTATACATCCTGGTTGGCTTCTTGGATATAGAGTCGTCGCCTTTTTAATTCTCTTGTTAATGTTAATCTTAAATGTTGCTGTTGATGGAGGTGAAATCTTTTACTACTATACACA GTGGACATTCACATTGATCACTATTTATTTTGGG CTTGGATCTGTGCTTTCAATGTATGGATGTTACCAATATCACAATAAGGTTGGTGGTGATGGAATTGATAACGAGAGATTAGACGCTGAGTATGGTTCGCGAAGATTGTCTATGAATGTAGAAAGTAGCAGCAGTTCAAATGCTGCAAAACAGGTAGGGGAAAATGCAGAACAGAATTCTCGCCAAATTGCTGATTTCTGGGGATATCTTTTTCAGATAATTTTCCAG ATGAATGCTGGAGCTGTAACGCTTACTGATTGTGTCTTCTGGTTTGTACTCGTTCCATTTCTGACAATTAGAGGCTACAATTTAAATTTT TGGATTATAAACATGCATTCAATCAATGTTGTGTTTCTACTTGGTGATACAGCTCTCAACTGCTTG CGTTTCCCTTGGTTTCGAATTGGATATTTCTTTCTGTGGACATCAGTTTATGTTGTTTTCCAGTGGGCAGTCCATGCCTGCATCTCAATTTG GTGGCCATATCCATTCCTCGATCTTGCATCTTCATTTTCTCCTCTATG GTATTCATCAGTGGCGCTAATGCACATACCATGCTATGGTATTTTTGTTTTGGTTATGAAGCTGAAACACCATTTGCTAAGGAAATGGTTCCCTCACTCTTATCAGTGTGCAAGCTGA
- the LOC104092144 gene encoding M phase phosphoprotein 10 isoform X1 yields the protein MATTADDSQSADGVKALRRLKSTDAPLYLSASPDLSEAARLASKYLYSSLKPYTPKSPFAQLLTDGFDAEQIWQQIDLQSEPLLSSLRRQIRQFEKNPEEISKLFNLVEEKKRDKEELAVEEGESEDFKDVAMDDFDDEDDVDDDDEEEEDDDDDEEGDDGEKSEDGEEENGGVKGGLEDKFFKVNQLEEYMEADEAREYGLKKKTKRTRSKDEEEEDEEADEDEDEDELGFMGLDDDEDDENGGTESARYEDFFGSNKGIGRKKNVKSSDLSDGLGMDDDMSDDNDDNQKKKSLSTHEKELVKLRSTIEEMEKANLEEKAWTMQGEVTAARRPKNSALEVDLDFEHNVRPAPVITEEVTASLEELIQKRIVEGRFDDVQKPPSLPSRAPRETKELDDNKSKKGLAEIYEEEYVQKTGLVSTALSFSDEQKKEATLLFKKLCLKLDALSHFHFTPKPVIEDMSVQANVPALAMEEIAPVAVSDAAMLAPEEVFSGKGDVKEETELTQAERKRRRAKKKRKFKAESSKRTVKAAPQNTLSDDVERNEKS from the exons ATGGCAACCACGGCGGACGACAGCCAAAGTGCTGACGGCGTTAAGGCTCTCCGGCGGCTCAAATCCACTGACGCACCTCTCTATCTCTCAGCATCACCGGACCTTTCTGAAGCAGCTCGATTAGCCTCCAAGTACCTATACTCTTCTCTCAAACCCTACACCCCGAAGTCACCTTTCGCTCAACTCTTGACGGATGGTTTTGATGCTGAGCAAATATGGCAGCAAATTGACCTCCAATCTGAGCCCTTACTTTCCTCTCTCCGTCGCCAAATCAGACAATTTGAGAAGAATCCTGAAGAAATTTCAAAGCTTTTCAATTTAGTTGAAGAAAAGAAGAGGGACAAAGAGGAATTGGCAGTAGAAGAAGGAGAAAGTGAGGACTTTAAGGATGTAGCTATGGATGATTTTGATGACGAGGATGATGTGGATGATGAcgatgaagaagaagaggatgatgatgatgatgaggagggtGATGATGGTGAGAAGAGCGAAGACGGGGAGGAGGAGAATGGAGGGGTAAAAGGGGGACTGGAAGATAAGTTTTTCAAGGTAAACCAGTTGGAAGAGTATATGGAGGCTGATGAGGCAAGGGAATATGGCTTGAAGAAGAAGACTAAGAGGACAAGGAGCAAGGACGAagaggaggaggatgaagaagctGACGAGGACGAGGACGAGGACGAG CTTGGATTTATGGGCCTCGacgatgatgaagatgatgaaaaTGGAGGAACCGAAAGTGCTAG ATATGAGGACTTCTTTGGTTCAAACAAGGGTATTGGACGGAAGAAAAATGTCAAATCATCTGATCTATCAGATGGCCTGGGAATGGATGATGACATGAGTGATGATAATGATGACAATCAG AAGAAGAAAAGCCTTTCTACCCATGAAAAGGAGCTTGTAAAACTCCGATCTACAATTGAGGAAATGGAGAAAGCAAACTTGGAAGAGAAGGCCTGGACTATGCAAGGAGAA GTAACTGCTGCAAGAAGGCCAAAGAATAGTGCATTGGAAGTTGATCTGGATTTCGAGCACAATGTGAGACCTGCCCCTGTAATTACTGAAGAGGTTACTGCATCACTTGAAGAACTAATTCAGAAACGTATTGTAGAG GGTCGGTTTGATGACGTTCAGAAGCCTCCTAGCTTGCCATCCAGAGCACCGAGAGAAACAAAAGAATTG GATGACAATAAAAGCAAAAAGGGCCTTGCCGAAATTTATGAG GAGGAATATGTCCAGAAAACTGGTCTTGTATCAACAGCATTATCCTTCTCAGATGAGCAGAAGAAAGAG GCCACTTTGCTGTTTAAGAAACTGTGCTTGAAGTTGGATGCTTTGTCTCATTTCCACTTCACTCCGAAACCG GTCATAGAAGATATGTCTGTACAAGCAAATGTCCCAGCACTTGCAATGGAAGAG ATTGCACCTGTGGCAGTCTCTGATGCAGCTATGCTGGCTCCCGAGGAAGTATTTTCTGGCAAAGGAGATGTTAAAGAAGAAACAGAGTTGACACAAGCAGAGAGAAAAAGGAGGAGagcaaagaagaaaaggaaatttAAAG
- the LOC104092123 gene encoding uncharacterized protein isoform X3 yields MLCSIWILASMIFASILITKYEGPRDSRNRSREQQKDSPGLLYDDEVWKPCLKTIHPGWLLGYRVVAFLILLLMLILNVAVDGGEIFYYYTQWTFTLITIYFGLGSVLSMYGCYQYHNKVGGDGIDNERLDAEYGSRRLSMNVESSSSSNAAKQVGENAEQNSRQIADFWGYLFQIIFQMNAGAVTLTDCVFWFVLVPFLTIRGYNLNFWIINMHSINVVFLLGDTALNCLRFPWFRIGYFFLWTSVYVVFQWAVHACISIWWPYPFLDLASSFSPLWYSSVALMHIPCYGIFVLVMKLKHHLLRKWFPHSYQCAS; encoded by the exons ATGCTTTGCTCCATTTGGATTTTAGCTTCAATGATTTTTGCATCCATTCTCATAACAAAATATGAAGGCCCTCGCGATTCGAGGAATAGGAGCAGAGAACAGCAGAAAGATTCCCCTGGACTCTTGTATGATGATGAAGTTTGGAAACCATGTCTCAAAACTATACATCCTGGTTGGCTTCTTGGATATAGAGTCGTCGCCTTTTTAATTCTCTTGTTAATGTTAATCTTAAATGTTGCTGTTGATGGAGGTGAAATCTTTTACTACTATACACA GTGGACATTCACATTGATCACTATTTATTTTGGG CTTGGATCTGTGCTTTCAATGTATGGATGTTACCAATATCACAATAAGGTTGGTGGTGATGGAATTGATAACGAGAGATTAGACGCTGAGTATGGTTCGCGAAGATTGTCTATGAATGTAGAAAGTAGCAGCAGTTCAAATGCTGCAAAACAGGTAGGGGAAAATGCAGAACAGAATTCTCGCCAAATTGCTGATTTCTGGGGATATCTTTTTCAGATAATTTTCCAG ATGAATGCTGGAGCTGTAACGCTTACTGATTGTGTCTTCTGGTTTGTACTCGTTCCATTTCTGACAATTAGAGGCTACAATTTAAATTTT TGGATTATAAACATGCATTCAATCAATGTTGTGTTTCTACTTGGTGATACAGCTCTCAACTGCTTG CGTTTCCCTTGGTTTCGAATTGGATATTTCTTTCTGTGGACATCAGTTTATGTTGTTTTCCAGTGGGCAGTCCATGCCTGCATCTCAATTTG GTGGCCATATCCATTCCTCGATCTTGCATCTTCATTTTCTCCTCTATG GTATTCATCAGTGGCGCTAATGCACATACCATGCTATGGTATTTTTGTTTTGGTTATGAAGCTGAAACACCATTTGCTAAGGAAATGGTTCCCTCACTCTTATCAGTGTGCAAGCTGA
- the LOC104092144 gene encoding M phase phosphoprotein 10 isoform X3, with product MATTADDSQSADGVKALRRLKSTDAPLYLSASPDLSEAARLASKYLYSSLKPYTPKSPFAQLLTDGFDAEQIWQQIDLQSEPLLSSLRRQIRQFEKNPEEISKLFNLVEEKKRDKEELAVEEGESEDFKDVAMDDFDDEDDVDDDDEEEEDDDDDEEGDDGEKSEDGEEENGGVKGGLEDKFFKVNQLEEYMEADEAREYGLKKKTKRTRSKDEEEEDEEADEDEDELGFMGLDDDEDDENGGTESARYEDFFGSNKGIGRKKNVKSSDLSDGLGMDDDMSDDNDDNQKKKSLSTHEKELVKLRSTIEEMEKANLEEKAWTMQGEVTAARRPKNSALEVDLDFEHNVRPAPVITEEVTASLEELIQKRIVEGRFDDVQKPPSLPSRAPRETKELDDNKSKKGLAEIYEEEYVQKTGLVSTALSFSDEQKKEATLLFKKLCLKLDALSHFHFTPKPVIEDMSVQANVPALAMEEIAPVAVSDAAMLAPEEVFSGKGDVKEETELTQAERKRRRAKKKRKFKAESSKRTVKAAPQNTLSDDVERNEKS from the exons ATGGCAACCACGGCGGACGACAGCCAAAGTGCTGACGGCGTTAAGGCTCTCCGGCGGCTCAAATCCACTGACGCACCTCTCTATCTCTCAGCATCACCGGACCTTTCTGAAGCAGCTCGATTAGCCTCCAAGTACCTATACTCTTCTCTCAAACCCTACACCCCGAAGTCACCTTTCGCTCAACTCTTGACGGATGGTTTTGATGCTGAGCAAATATGGCAGCAAATTGACCTCCAATCTGAGCCCTTACTTTCCTCTCTCCGTCGCCAAATCAGACAATTTGAGAAGAATCCTGAAGAAATTTCAAAGCTTTTCAATTTAGTTGAAGAAAAGAAGAGGGACAAAGAGGAATTGGCAGTAGAAGAAGGAGAAAGTGAGGACTTTAAGGATGTAGCTATGGATGATTTTGATGACGAGGATGATGTGGATGATGAcgatgaagaagaagaggatgatgatgatgatgaggagggtGATGATGGTGAGAAGAGCGAAGACGGGGAGGAGGAGAATGGAGGGGTAAAAGGGGGACTGGAAGATAAGTTTTTCAAGGTAAACCAGTTGGAAGAGTATATGGAGGCTGATGAGGCAAGGGAATATGGCTTGAAGAAGAAGACTAAGAGGACAAGGAGCAAGGACGAagaggaggaggatgaagaagctGACGAGGACGAGGACG AGCTTGGATTTATGGGCCTCGacgatgatgaagatgatgaaaaTGGAGGAACCGAAAGTGCTAG ATATGAGGACTTCTTTGGTTCAAACAAGGGTATTGGACGGAAGAAAAATGTCAAATCATCTGATCTATCAGATGGCCTGGGAATGGATGATGACATGAGTGATGATAATGATGACAATCAG AAGAAGAAAAGCCTTTCTACCCATGAAAAGGAGCTTGTAAAACTCCGATCTACAATTGAGGAAATGGAGAAAGCAAACTTGGAAGAGAAGGCCTGGACTATGCAAGGAGAA GTAACTGCTGCAAGAAGGCCAAAGAATAGTGCATTGGAAGTTGATCTGGATTTCGAGCACAATGTGAGACCTGCCCCTGTAATTACTGAAGAGGTTACTGCATCACTTGAAGAACTAATTCAGAAACGTATTGTAGAG GGTCGGTTTGATGACGTTCAGAAGCCTCCTAGCTTGCCATCCAGAGCACCGAGAGAAACAAAAGAATTG GATGACAATAAAAGCAAAAAGGGCCTTGCCGAAATTTATGAG GAGGAATATGTCCAGAAAACTGGTCTTGTATCAACAGCATTATCCTTCTCAGATGAGCAGAAGAAAGAG GCCACTTTGCTGTTTAAGAAACTGTGCTTGAAGTTGGATGCTTTGTCTCATTTCCACTTCACTCCGAAACCG GTCATAGAAGATATGTCTGTACAAGCAAATGTCCCAGCACTTGCAATGGAAGAG ATTGCACCTGTGGCAGTCTCTGATGCAGCTATGCTGGCTCCCGAGGAAGTATTTTCTGGCAAAGGAGATGTTAAAGAAGAAACAGAGTTGACACAAGCAGAGAGAAAAAGGAGGAGagcaaagaagaaaaggaaatttAAAG
- the LOC104092144 gene encoding M phase phosphoprotein 10 isoform X2 produces the protein MATTADDSQSADGVKALRRLKSTDAPLYLSASPDLSEAARLASKYLYSSLKPYTPKSPFAQLLTDGFDAEQIWQQIDLQSEPLLSSLRRQIRQFEKNPEEISKLFNLVEEKKRDKEELAVEEGESEDFKDVAMDDFDDEDDVDDDDEEEEDDDDDEEGDDGEKSEDGEEENGGVKGGLEDKFFKVNQLEEYMEADEAREYGLKKKTKRTRSKDEEEEDEEADEDEDEDELGFMGLDDDEDDENGGTESARYEDFFGSNKGIGRKKNVKSSDLSDGLGMDDDMSDDNDDNQKKSLSTHEKELVKLRSTIEEMEKANLEEKAWTMQGEVTAARRPKNSALEVDLDFEHNVRPAPVITEEVTASLEELIQKRIVEGRFDDVQKPPSLPSRAPRETKELDDNKSKKGLAEIYEEEYVQKTGLVSTALSFSDEQKKEATLLFKKLCLKLDALSHFHFTPKPVIEDMSVQANVPALAMEEIAPVAVSDAAMLAPEEVFSGKGDVKEETELTQAERKRRRAKKKRKFKAESSKRTVKAAPQNTLSDDVERNEKS, from the exons ATGGCAACCACGGCGGACGACAGCCAAAGTGCTGACGGCGTTAAGGCTCTCCGGCGGCTCAAATCCACTGACGCACCTCTCTATCTCTCAGCATCACCGGACCTTTCTGAAGCAGCTCGATTAGCCTCCAAGTACCTATACTCTTCTCTCAAACCCTACACCCCGAAGTCACCTTTCGCTCAACTCTTGACGGATGGTTTTGATGCTGAGCAAATATGGCAGCAAATTGACCTCCAATCTGAGCCCTTACTTTCCTCTCTCCGTCGCCAAATCAGACAATTTGAGAAGAATCCTGAAGAAATTTCAAAGCTTTTCAATTTAGTTGAAGAAAAGAAGAGGGACAAAGAGGAATTGGCAGTAGAAGAAGGAGAAAGTGAGGACTTTAAGGATGTAGCTATGGATGATTTTGATGACGAGGATGATGTGGATGATGAcgatgaagaagaagaggatgatgatgatgatgaggagggtGATGATGGTGAGAAGAGCGAAGACGGGGAGGAGGAGAATGGAGGGGTAAAAGGGGGACTGGAAGATAAGTTTTTCAAGGTAAACCAGTTGGAAGAGTATATGGAGGCTGATGAGGCAAGGGAATATGGCTTGAAGAAGAAGACTAAGAGGACAAGGAGCAAGGACGAagaggaggaggatgaagaagctGACGAGGACGAGGACGAGGACGAG CTTGGATTTATGGGCCTCGacgatgatgaagatgatgaaaaTGGAGGAACCGAAAGTGCTAG ATATGAGGACTTCTTTGGTTCAAACAAGGGTATTGGACGGAAGAAAAATGTCAAATCATCTGATCTATCAGATGGCCTGGGAATGGATGATGACATGAGTGATGATAATGATGACAATCAG AAGAAAAGCCTTTCTACCCATGAAAAGGAGCTTGTAAAACTCCGATCTACAATTGAGGAAATGGAGAAAGCAAACTTGGAAGAGAAGGCCTGGACTATGCAAGGAGAA GTAACTGCTGCAAGAAGGCCAAAGAATAGTGCATTGGAAGTTGATCTGGATTTCGAGCACAATGTGAGACCTGCCCCTGTAATTACTGAAGAGGTTACTGCATCACTTGAAGAACTAATTCAGAAACGTATTGTAGAG GGTCGGTTTGATGACGTTCAGAAGCCTCCTAGCTTGCCATCCAGAGCACCGAGAGAAACAAAAGAATTG GATGACAATAAAAGCAAAAAGGGCCTTGCCGAAATTTATGAG GAGGAATATGTCCAGAAAACTGGTCTTGTATCAACAGCATTATCCTTCTCAGATGAGCAGAAGAAAGAG GCCACTTTGCTGTTTAAGAAACTGTGCTTGAAGTTGGATGCTTTGTCTCATTTCCACTTCACTCCGAAACCG GTCATAGAAGATATGTCTGTACAAGCAAATGTCCCAGCACTTGCAATGGAAGAG ATTGCACCTGTGGCAGTCTCTGATGCAGCTATGCTGGCTCCCGAGGAAGTATTTTCTGGCAAAGGAGATGTTAAAGAAGAAACAGAGTTGACACAAGCAGAGAGAAAAAGGAGGAGagcaaagaagaaaaggaaatttAAAG